From Candidatus Neomarinimicrobiota bacterium:
GTAATATGCGCTGGACCATGAACTGGACCTGTTCCTTAGTGGCCCGTCCGTTGCCGGTGGTGGCCAGCTTGACTTTGCGGGGGGCATACTCAGCGGTGGGCACCTGGTGGTGAGCGGCGCATAATATCGCTACCCCTCGCGCCTGGCCCAATGTGAGGGCCGACTTGACATTGATGCCATAGAAAGTTGCTTCAATAGCGAGCTCATCGGGCTCGGCCGTGCCAATGAGCTGGGCCAAGTCATCATAAAGGACCGATAAGCGTTCGCCCATAGTGGTGTCGGAGGGCGGCGTAATGGTGCCATAATCCACCAGCGTCGGTTCCCGGCTATGGACGGCGATGATGCCGTAGCCCGTACACCGAATACCAGGATCAAGGCCAAGGATGCGCATTAGCCTGAAAATGCCGTTGCCCGGAACGCTCCACCAAGCTCACCCGCATACGTCACTCGGAAGACTGGTTAAAGGCGGCCAGTTCTTCCTCAAGGATATCGCAATTGGAATAGACTTTCTGGATATCCTCAAGCTCCTCCAGGGCGTCCAGCAGTTGGAGGAGCCGCCGCGCATCGCTACCGGTCACTCTGACGCTGCTGGCGGGCTCCAAACCCACTTCAACCGCGTCAACAGGAAAGTTCCGCGCTTCCAGAACTGCTTGCAGCTCGTAAACTTTCTCCGCCGGCACAGTGATGACGAACTGAGTGTCCTCCCGTTCCATCTCATCGGCACCGTAGTTCACAGCCGTCTCAAAAAGCTCCTCCTCCGCTACCCCTTCGACAGGAAGGCTCAGGGTTCCCCGGTTTTCAAACTGCCAGGCCACACTGCCCGATCCCCCAAGGTTCCCCCCATATTTGGTCATGAGATGGCGGATGTCGGCA
This genomic window contains:
- the ruvC gene encoding crossover junction endodeoxyribonuclease RuvC, producing MRILGLDPGIRCTGYGIIAVHSREPTLVDYGTITPPSDTTMGERLSVLYDDLAQLIGTAEPDELAIEATFYGINVKSALTLGQARGVAILCAAHHQVPTAEYAPRKVKLATTGNGRATKEQVQFMVQRILHLDHLPQPMDASDALAVALCHHQQRSLVAAGLSQRSSSA
- a CDS encoding YebC/PmpR family DNA-binding transcriptional regulator, with product MSGHSKWSSIKRKKAAADAKRGAVFSRVIKEISVAARLGGSDPDTNPRLRLAISQARAANMPQANIERAIKKGTGDLAGVSYESAIYEGYGPGGAAILMEVLTDNKKRTVADIRHLMTKYGGNLGGSGSVAWQFENRGTLSLPVEGVAEEELFETAVNYGADEMEREDTQFVITVPAEKVYELQAVLEARNFPVDAVEVGLEPASSVRVTGSDARRLLQLLDALEELEDIQKVYSNCDILEEELAAFNQSSE